The region GGGCGGCCCGTGTGATCATAAGACCGTTTTGCTGGCACCAATTGCGGCTGGCGTTATTGCCGAGCGGTCCGCCAAGGATCCATTGACCGAAGCGATAGGCCCGCTCTTCGGCACCCTCGCCCTTGAAGGCTCGCAGCTTGCCGTATCGCGGAATACTCCGGGCAAACTCGATCCGCTGTCCGCCCTGACGTTCTGCGGCCGTCCAGGGATCCATGGGAAAAACCTGCGGTTGGGTTGATGCCGCGGCCTTGCGCTTGGCCAAAATAGCGACACGCACCGCTTCGCGGTTGGTCGCAGAATTTGCAAGCAGCATTTCGCGAGCAAGGTTCGCTTCGCCGTAAATCTCGGCAAACGCAATGATCTCATTCGGATCGTTCGGGTTAATTTCGTCAAATTCGTCCATTTTCGTCTTCTCCAAAAGTGATCGGCCAACGCCGACCGAAATGTCTGCCGGGATCGAAACAATGCTGATCTCGAACGGTTCCCAATCGTCAGAGCGGTATAGATCGGGCTGCCCTTTCTCGGTCTTTTCGCGGTGCATCTCGTGGACCATGAAGCCGACCGAGACGTTACGGCGTATGCCGTTCTTAACGTCGCGAAAAATTTCTTCCGCCCGTTGGCTGTCGCCAAAACGAACATCAGCCCGTGCCATGCCGTCATTGCCCAATGTGAAACTTTCGACCACCCCGATCTGATCGCTCGGATTGTGATCCATCAGCAGCGGTGCTCCCAACTTGAGCCGGTCGGAACGCATCGCCTTTCGATTCATCGAAAGCTGCAGGCGGCCAAACCAATGATCCACCGGCTTGTCGGACGCAAACGCGAGCGACACGATTCGATTCTTTTCGTCGACGCCCCGCCGATAAACCGCGAGCGACTGCCGCGGCGGTTCGGTCTTAAATCGTTCGAGAATTTCGCCGATCGATGCCATGCGAGAGAGTTTAGAGTTTTTCCCGGCTATTTATTTTCGACTTTTTCAAAAATACGCGCGGGCCTTCCGCGGCCGTCGATCGAGAACGGTTTTTCGCGCAATTCGCGAAGATATCCGGATTCGATAAGGTCGTTCAAAAGGTCTTCGAGTTCCGGCCGTGGAATCCCGGTGACCGCCAAAAGATCGGCGAAACGACGATTGCCGTCTTCGATAGCAGCGAAAACCATTTGCAATTTCTGTGGCCGGCCGAGAATGTACGCGATCTCGATCGAGGCGATCGCGTGTTTGAGAGCTCGACGGCCCGGAGACTTCGCGGGAAACCGATAAGAGCATCTGCCGGAGCAAGCCAATCGTGAATGCAGCGGTTTCTCGAAAATCAGTAATCATTTGGCCGTCGTTGATGAATCACTTTTTTTTTATAAACTTCGCGACCAAGCGCGGTCGTGCGATACCCGCTTCTTTTTTTTTCCTCAGGAGGGAGCCGCGAACGAAAGAGCGCGCTAATGAATGATGCCGCGGCCGAGCAGCCGGACCAGGCCGCGGCGTATTCGCGAAGTTTCAACATATCGACTAGAGACGGAATGGATTCCATGTAGCCGCCGGCCGTCTTCGCGAAGATCAATCGAAGCGCGAAGGCCACTCGTCTTCGCCTTCGACGAGCCTTTTCAACCACTCGATGTGATTCGGCCGGCATTCTTTCTCAAGACGCTTGATGAATTCCCGCCGTCCGTCTTCAGGCAACGATTGCAGATATTCCTGGATCAAAGGTGCGACCATCAATTGCAGGCCGAAAAAATAGTCCGCAAGGCTTTCGAACACCCGGACGATCTCCGGATTTGAATCCCTCTCCGATCTGAGAAACGGGATTTTGGTATCGTCGTTCATCGCAATTCCCCTATTTAATTCTCGGCCATCTTCGACCAATCGACTGACATTTGATCAAGAACTTCCCGAACTGATTGCCGTGTCTCGGTCCTAGGCTCGAGACCGCACTTCTTGCGCAATTCATTCTCGAACAAATCTCCAAGGCCCATGTTCATTTTCTCTACGGCAAGGATCAATGGTTCCGACTTGGCACCGATCATTTCAAGCATCGATTGCAGTAAAAATGCGTTGACGACCGTCAATGCCTTGAGATCGGCGAAATTTTCGATAGCAATTATTTTTTCCCTTTCCAACATCAAATTTCCCTCCAATTTGCATAAACGCTGTCGAGCCAGCTCTGCGTGATCGCAATCCTCCTCTTAATTCTCGTAGTCGTTCGGTGCGACAGCGGCCTCGCTGTGGTCACATCGAACAAAGCCAGATTTCGCGGTGTCGGCCGGATGTTCTTTAAACCGAAAACCGCCGCCGTAACAAAGGTCGCAATCAGCCGCCGAGTCTGTTTGCAGCGTTGCGCCGATGGCCGCGTCCTGCCGCAAGGCCGACTCTTCGGCCTTGATCGCTTTCCAGGCGGCGATCATGCCGCCATGGCCAAGCGGGAAGGCTGAATCGTGATCGCGTGCGGCGCGTCGATAAACGTCGTCGAGCCTGTTAAGTGGAATGATCTCGAAGAGGATCTCCGCCCACGTCGCGGCCTGCAGTAAGGCCTCCTGTTCCGTCGCCGGCGGCGAGCTGGCGAGCAGCCGGGTTTTCTGGACGAGCAAGAGACAAACCCGCGTATAGTCCGGCGACGGCGTCTTCGTTCGCGACGAGCTGCTCGCCGAGCTTGATCGTTCCGTCGAGTCTTTCCATATTTCGCTCTGACGCTGAAAATTGATTTTTTCCATTTCGGCCTCCTTTGGCGTTCAATATCCAATTCCGCCATGTGGCGGTCCAGTCGAGCTTCCGGGCACCCTGTCCCGCCTTCGCCCGCCAATAGTTACAAAATTTCTCCGTCTCGATGCCTACGTCGATATCCGGCCGCCTCTCTGCTGCGTAGGCTCGCATCTCGGCGGTGAGAAGAAACGGATCGGGAATTCGAGTGCCTCTCTTCTGTTCTTCCTTCTGTTGATTCTGTTCTTCTATATATGAAGTTCCTGATTCGGGAACTTTCTTACCGAAATCGGGAACTTTTTGTTCCGTCTTTCGGAACGTTCCGAGACTCGGAACTTTTGGCGGTTCGTCGGGAAAAACATAGTTGCCGTGCTCATTAGGAACGGCCCAGCCTTTCGCTTCCAAACCGGCCAATGCCTCCGAAACATGGGACTTGTTCATACCGATAAGGGCGGCGATCGTCACCTGCTTTGGATCGCATCTTCCCGTCGCCTGGTTCTTGCTCAAGAGAAGGCCTAGCAGCGTCCGGATCTCTGATTTCGACAACTCGCCGAGCCGCCGAATGTACTCTTCCGGTGTCTTTGCGAATTTGCTCACGGCCGGCACACCTCCAGGCAGGCGAGAGCGGGCCGAAGCCCGCCGTCTGGCGGAAACGTGCAGATAGACTTTTGATCGCGCTTAAGGTTAGAATGCATGGGTACTCGATCTCGACCTTGCCCGGCGAAGATCTCAAAAGAAAATGGCTCAGGCTGCATACCTGGGCCTTTTCTATTTCCCGGTTTCCTCAAAAAATTGCTGTACGGACGACGCCCGATATCGCACCCGGCCGCCCACAAAAAAGTGTGGCAGCGGGTTGTGTCGGCGATTCCGAAGCCGCCATGCCGTCGTCGCTGACATCAGGTAACGGCGGCGAAGTTCGCGATCATCGATGATCTCGGCCTCGTTTTTCGCGTTGCTCAAACTGTCCAAGTTTTCCATAAAAAAACGCGGCGAATGTTCGCACGCGTTCTAATGTAAGGGAAACGAATTGATAAGTGCGTGAGTGAAACTATGGCGGAGTTTTCCGCACGGTTTGCATTACGGCTTTTTTCAGCACCTTGAAACTCGGTAGACCGTGATCGGCGAGCTGCCGGCGAAGGTTTGAGTCTGACCAGCGAAACTCGATATCGGCAACCTTGCCGGCGGTGATCTCTCTTTCCGGAAGTCCGGCGAGTATCAATGCCGCGATGCGTTCACGAGTGCGGCGACTGATATCGTCGGAAGCTGACACTTTGCCGTGTTTCCGGCCCGTCGTGATACCCCTATAAATCCCAGGAGCGATCTCCTGATAACGGTCGGGCGGTGTCAGCAATCCCTTCAGCATGGAGTGAATAGCGTTCGTTGCTTCGTCGACGAGATCCTTCGGCGAAAGCCCTTCGATCGAATGAACCGTGTGAGCGTCGTTTCCTTGTGAAAAACGAATCAACATTTCGGCACCCGCCGCCGTCTTGATCACGCGGATCGTTACCGACTCTTCGTCAGGCTGCTCGGGCGGAAGATTGCCCGGAACTTCGTTCGGTTCGAGAGCAAAGAAATCGTCAGCATCCCCAGCATTTGCGAACCCGTCCTTACTCGAAATCCTGACCGTATGTCGTGTGAATCTAGTCGGCATGAGACTTTTTTCAGTCGAGAAATTCCGGCCACTCGTCGGCCAGCTCATCGATCCGCATCTGAATTAAATCCAAATAAACGTCCTTCCGCATCTCGAACGAGAGATCTGCCGAAAGACTTATCATCGTTCGGCCGTTCGCCCTCCAAAGAAAACCTTTGAGATGAAGGCCTTCGATCACTGCAACTTCGACAACGCCTAGCGTTGGATCGTTCATCTCAAAAGTCTCGACAATATGCACTTTGTTCATTAGTTGATCGCCTCCGAAGCAAGTTGAATTCGTTCCTGATTCGCGGCGTCGATACGGTCAGCAAACTGCTGCATCTCGACGGTCGCAACCTTGTTGTAATGTTCCTGCAATATTCTCAGGTCCTTGTGGCCAGTCGCCGCTGCGATCATGCCGAGATTCGTTCCGGCGGCGATATGCCGCGTTGTGAACGTTCGCCGAAGGTCGTGAAACGTAAGATCCTTTATCTCGGCGATCGCGACGGCTGCCTCAAAAGCCTTGCCGATCCAATTTATCGGAAAGACCTCAT is a window of Acidobacteriota bacterium DNA encoding:
- a CDS encoding phage major capsid protein — translated: MASIGEILERFKTEPPRQSLAVYRRGVDEKNRIVSLAFASDKPVDHWFGRLQLSMNRKAMRSDRLKLGAPLLMDHNPSDQIGVVESFTLGNDGMARADVRFGDSQRAEEIFRDVKNGIRRNVSVGFMVHEMHREKTEKGQPDLYRSDDWEPFEISIVSIPADISVGVGRSLLEKTKMDEFDEINPNDPNEIIAFAEIYGEANLAREMLLANSATNREAVRVAILAKRKAAASTQPQVFPMDPWTAAERQGGQRIEFARSIPRYGKLRAFKGEGAEERAYRFGQWILGGPLGNNASRNWCQQNGLMITRAAQVEGINEKGGYTVPEEFGNDIVQLMEQYGIFRQNAHIVPMSSDRRTDPVLNGELTSAFVGEMAEGTDQDLDFGMIGYTAKKQMVLVPYSSEVSEDSAISIGDHLADAAGRAFAYKEDICGFNGDGTSTYGGMVGLREALKGIDASPANIAGLQVGSGNAYSELALVDFEGVVGRLPDYADTGNAKWYVSRRFYYNVMVKLLLAASGTTPTEIEDARNRRYLGYPVVFTRVMPTSEANSQVCALFGDLGLGARLADRRKFTTAIDDSILFRKDALLFRATARFDVNCSFGVGDTTNAGPVCGLITAAS
- a CDS encoding helix-turn-helix domain-containing protein → MSKFAKTPEEYIRRLGELSKSEIRTLLGLLLSKNQATGRCDPKQVTIAALIGMNKSHVSEALAGLEAKGWAVPNEHGNYVFPDEPPKVPSLGTFRKTEQKVPDFGKKVPESGTSYIEEQNQQKEEQKRGTRIPDPFLLTAEMRAYAAERRPDIDVGIETEKFCNYWRAKAGQGARKLDWTATWRNWILNAKGGRNGKNQFSASERNMERLDGTIKLGEQLVANEDAVAGLYAGLSLARPENPAARQLAAGDGTGGLTAGRDVGGDPLRDHST